One stretch of Fictibacillus sp. b24 DNA includes these proteins:
- the remA gene encoding extracellular matrix/biofilm regulator RemA translates to MKLINIGYGNIVAAHRIIAVVSPESAPIKRLITVAREKNMLIDATYGRRTRAVVVTDSDHVILSAVQPETVAHRLMSVDEGSEES, encoded by the coding sequence ATGAAATTAATTAATATTGGGTACGGAAATATTGTTGCTGCTCACCGGATTATTGCGGTAGTCAGTCCTGAATCTGCACCGATCAAACGATTAATCACGGTTGCGCGAGAAAAGAACATGCTGATTGATGCTACATATGGCCGCAGAACGAGAGCGGTTGTAGTGACTGACAGTGATCATGTCATCTTGTCAGCTGTACAGCCAGAAACTGTAGCTCACAGACTGATGTCAGTTGATGAGGGCTCAGAAGAAAGTTAG
- the rpoZ gene encoding DNA-directed RNA polymerase subunit omega, giving the protein MLYPSIDSLMEKIDSKYSLVTLSSKRAREIQQYDNQQITKPVSHKFVGKALEEIQSGILTKVGETPED; this is encoded by the coding sequence ATGCTATATCCATCCATCGACTCTCTTATGGAAAAAATAGATTCAAAATATTCCCTAGTAACACTTAGTTCTAAGCGTGCTAGAGAAATCCAGCAGTATGACAATCAGCAGATCACAAAGCCAGTATCACACAAGTTTGTTGGAAAAGCTCTTGAGGAAATTCAGTCTGGCATATTAACAAAAGTTGGAGAAACACCTGAAGATTAA
- the gmk gene encoding guanylate kinase, whose translation MEKERGILFVLSGPSGVGKGTVCKALREQKLDIQYSVSATTRKPREGERHGVEYFFKSKEEFLNMIENKELLEWAEYVGNYYGTPIEYVNQTLDEGKDVILEIEVQGALQVKNIFPEGVFIFLTPPSLDELRSRIVGRGTETEDLINNRMSVAKEEIELMRHYDYSVVNDEIDSACNRIKAIITTEHCRVDRVRPKYEKILGDDQ comes from the coding sequence ATGGAAAAAGAAAGAGGCATTCTGTTTGTACTTTCCGGTCCGTCTGGTGTTGGAAAAGGAACTGTATGTAAAGCGCTGCGAGAACAAAAGCTGGACATTCAATACTCCGTTTCAGCCACGACGAGAAAGCCGCGTGAAGGCGAACGGCATGGGGTAGAATACTTCTTTAAATCAAAAGAAGAGTTCCTAAATATGATCGAAAATAAAGAGCTGCTCGAGTGGGCAGAATATGTTGGCAACTATTATGGGACACCGATTGAATATGTGAACCAAACGCTTGATGAAGGCAAAGATGTTATTTTAGAGATTGAAGTTCAAGGTGCACTTCAAGTTAAAAACATTTTTCCAGAAGGAGTGTTTATCTTTTTAACACCTCCAAGTCTGGATGAATTAAGAAGTCGTATTGTTGGTCGCGGCACAGAAACAGAAGATTTGATCAACAATCGTATGTCTGTTGCCAAAGAAGAAATTGAACTCATGAGACACTATGATTATTCCGTTGTGAATGATGAGATTGACTCAGCTTGTAATCGAATTAAAGCGATCATTACTACTGAACATTGCCGAGTGGACAGAGTTCGTCCAAAATACGAAAAAATTTTAGGAGATGACCAATAA